Genomic segment of Benincasa hispida cultivar B227 chromosome 1, ASM972705v1, whole genome shotgun sequence:
GGAAGACAAGGAAGAGATTAGAAGGAGGCAAAAATGTAAGAAATAGACTATGGAAGTGACTAAAACGGTAGTTACTTCCATAAATACATGTCCTATCACAAGAGAGAACACTTCGGCGGAAATTCTCTCTAGGGATGGCACCAATATGATCACTGACTACATTGATCCAAGCCACTCTCAACAACCTCCCCACATATTACGTCTCACTATTTAAACTTTCTTCCAAGGCTACAACTCACTTAGAAAAACTCTACAAAAACTCCTTTAGGAATGGTATAACAAGGATAAAAAAGGCATTCAATCAATCAATTGGAAAAAAGTAAAGCTTTCAATACGAGAAGGGGGTCTCAGGTTAACTGATCTTAAGATCAAAAACCACGATTTACTTGCAAAATGGATTTGGAGATTTCGAAGGGAAAGAAAGAAGGCTCTATGGAGGTGCCTCATTGCTGCTAAATATGGTCCTTCCAGATTGAAGCATTCTAAAGTAATTCTAAAGCCCATGAAAACAAAATGTGCAACAGTTGGATTTCATCCTTGATATTGTATTCAACATCATTCACAAATGGAGAATCGACATCATTTGGAAGGATAGTTGGGTTGGTAATTCTTCTCTAAAAGAGGCCTTCCCAAGACTTAATGCTCTTTGTAAGCATAAGGAAGCATATATTGTCATTTGTTGGAACAGAGAAAATGCCTCTTAGAACCTTGGTTTGAGACGTCGCCATAATGAAGTCGAGATCTTTGACTGGTTTATTTTTTCTAGCTTAATGCAGCCCCCATCTAGACCCTTGCTGGAAGATACATGAAAATGGAACCTTGACAAATCGGGTACCTACATAGAAAAATCTCTATAACAGCATTTAACCTCTAAAGGCCAGTTTACACAATGCAGACTTATACAGGAACATTTGGAAGGGCTCCATTCCTAAAAAGATCATATTCTATAGTAGGGAAGTTAGCCCCGGAAGCCTAAATGCAGCTAGCATTTAGctcaaaaaaaaaactccatggATTGTGTCTGCCCGTAGCTAGCGTGCCTTATGCCATAAGAGATGTGAATCCCTCATACACATTTTGATCGCATGAGATTATGCATCTTGTTGGACAAGGATCTTGACAACTTTCGATTATCACATGGTCTTCCCAAATGATCCTCTCATCCTTCTCTAGATGTTGCTcagaaggaaaataaaattttgtggactttcatcatcaaagccTACTTTTGACTAATTTAGATTGAACGCAACCACCGCATCTTCGAAGAAAAAGATTCGGATTTcccatctttttttttaacacgTGTTATATAATTCTCAATCCTGGTTCCCTCATTTCACAATGATGTGATTACAATCTTGCTTCCCTCATTTCACAATGAAATCGCAATTTTTTATCTCTCACGGCTATATCAgcctttttgtaattttatactATCAGTAAAATTCTTATTGATAGCTTCaccaaaagagagagagagagagagaaagaaagaaagaaagtctCATCACAAAATACGAAAATTTATCAATCAAGGAAGACCAAGCCTTAGTCAAACAGCGACACAAGCTCATACAAAGTCCATAAATCTTCAAGATGAATTCATCATAATGATTAATTTAGAAGACCTTTAAATGGAAAGTTCCACAACATGAGACAACCCGTAGAACATAAAAAGAAAGTAGTAGACACTTTCCACGGAATGTGGATATCCATGCATGTCTTTACCAGCAGAGAAAGCAAATGACAGGTAAACAGTCTATTATGGCTActtttttaaacataaacatGTGGATACTATCACTGAAGAAACATCAAGAGCAATATTCTCAGCTTCCGATTAGTCCATTGATTCAATCAAAAATCATCGAACAATATATCATGACACTTTCCAGCTGTgctactaaataaataaataaataaaacattggTATTATCAAATTAATTGCACGTCTTCAAATTTGTACATGGAGTACTTCCCTTCGATaatctctttcctttttttcttaacCTTTAGAGACTTAAGAAGTGCAGCAGAGTGAGATATTTAACATATGAGCACCCATTCCCAAACCCCAAGAAAAAAGAGGGGATAAAAGTGAGAGCAGCTAAAGAAGGAGAGAAAAAGACACAGGACTCAAAGTAAAATCCTAattatctcaaaaaaaaaaaaagatcaaggAAAGGTGCTAAATAGAAGGCATAAACATCCAGTACGTAACCTGGATGATCTATTCTCCCATCAAATTTCCAAACCAAGATCTCAAATAAGACATAATATCttgattaaattttaaagtGTGTTTTACCGAGTATAGTCAAGAAAATCGAACAAACCTCATCCAATATATAAAGTGGAGCTGGTTTGAAGAGAAGCAATGCTAAAATTAGAGAAAGTGCCAACAAAGATCGTTGACCTCCACTTAATTCTGATAATGACTGCTTCCAAACACCACCAAATGCCACTCGTACTTCAAGGCCATCTAAAAAGCTGCAACCTTCAGGAGGCTCTAATTTAGCTGTGGTCCCAGGTAGTAATGTAGAAAAGATGGAACCAAAGTCACTGCATGAAGATCAAATAGGATGCTCAATTCACTCATTTGAGTCGGGAGAAAATGGACATGAATGTACCAAAATAAGATGGCAAACGATTTACACAAAATTACCTGTTAACTTTTACCCAAGTAACTTTCAgggtttccttttttttctcatcAAGTTCTTCGATCACCTTCTTTATTTTAGACTTATCTTTCTAAAAAATAGAGTTAAGTTAGCAAAATGAAGACAAGGAAATGTATGCATAATTGAGGAAACTAACCTCGATGATGTTTTTCTTTGACATCAAATCATTATACTCATCCTCTGCTTTCTCAAACATTGCCATTACTTTCTTGTTCACCCTTTTCTCAAGGCTTCATATATAAAGAGAAGAGTTGAAAATGGTGAGGGTAGGGTGGTAATGCTTTTAGCATAATCTTCCAAAGTATAGAACAATCAGTTAAGCATCTATTAAGAGGGGTATTGCATAATTACAAAATCATTCCCAAtatgcccaaaaaaaaaattagaatagccatttgaaataatttcatatTTGAAACTTGAATTCTAAGCCATAGACACTCACCTAGATTGTTGAGCCTCCAGTATTCCAAGTTCCTCCGTAGCTTTAAGAGGATCACGTGATTCAAAATCATAATCAGTTCCACTTTTCCCAAATAACTGTTTCTCAGATGCAATCCACGCATGTTTTTCAACCAATTTGTCTACCCGAACAGAACAATCTTTCTTTTCCATCTCTAGTCGTTTTACCTCATTTTCCATTCTCTTCCTCTCAATACTCATTTCACTGAGTTTATGTTGAAGTTCTTGTTGCTCTCTAACAATGCAACCGATTTGGGAATCACATTCCTTCATCTTCAAACGAATCTTGTTGAGCTCAGACTGAGCATGCTCATTATTACTTTTTATAGAAAATACCTGTAATTGTGAAAATCAAGTAACAATAATTACTCTACAACTTGAATGAGCTAAAGGTTTTTCTTTTACCTTGGCCCTCTGTTCTTCTATTTCCAAGCTTAGATtgttaatttgtgttttcaaagcAACTAATTCAGCCTCTAATGATGCCTTCTCTTGTACAACAGCTTCCATTTTCATGACTAGCTTCTCCCTTTCATTTTCATGCCCCTACAAGCAAGTAAAAACATTTGTTAAAAAGGATTGCAGGTTAGACACCATGTTGACAAATCAATGGCATAATTGATAATAACTTATTAGATTATGCGTTAACAATCAGTTATCACAGAGTCGCCAGAAGAATAGAATTACAAGGTGGGTGGCTTCGCTCATAACAATTCCATGTTACATAAGCCTCAACTCTTGCAATGAGCATATGAAGGTATGAGGATGAAGTACTTATTTCCCTATGAATATTTGTGCCTTTTAAATGTTTATTCAGTGTTTATAATTTGTCTTGTCACttgtgaaattttgaaaaatgggaCTTAACCAAGTGAACACGAAATTTTTAATACCATCATGATTAAAAGAAATACGTACAAGAGGCATGTATTCCACaggatatttttcttaaatatcaaCTTCCAATGAGAAGGTAGGGAATAGTCATTTCTACTGAATCTGTGTACCTTTAAATCCTTTAAACATGACTGCAGTTTAGATTTTGTTGCCTTAATCTTTTGCTCGAGTTTTTTTAGCCTTCCATGCCGATTATTGTCATGTTCTTTGATTGATTTTTCAAGCAATGAAACAGCATTCACACGATCTTTATACTCAAGTTCCTTTCCTTTAGCAGCAGCTTTTGATTCTTCAAGCTCCTGCTCAATCCTCTTCACCGATTCACCAAGCTTAAAAGACAACAAGAGAACATAATGAAAAGACGAAATAAATTGAGTTCAATAAGGAGACTCGAGCATCAAATTACAATCTAAACATAAGTCCTAACATCAAACTTATCTAAAGAGTTTACAAGTGATAAAACCTTATGATGCACATTTTCCTCTGCTCTTTTCTGAAATAACGAAAGATCATACGTTTTGAGCTCTAATTTTGCCTTTAAGTCCGCAAATTTTTTTTGCAGTGGAAGGATATCTGAAATCTGAAatatgaaacaaataaaaataagaattttGAAATGGGTAGTTGACCATAACACTCTTCAACTTTCTAAAGGCATTcagctacaaaaaaaaaaaaaaatactaaaatagttttaaatatcCACGAGTATTCATGAAAATTCAGCAGCCTTTAACAAGAAATAGATAGATAACTTGACAATACAAAAATAAACTTGAACGTTGAGTTATTTCCCCCTGTGCATGAAGaccaaatttgaaagaaaaaatattaagacAAACATTACATGATAAAGGAAGACAGATATTGGTTATATCAACATAAGGTGAATAAGTTCAAGGTTACCTGTTATAGCATTTTAGAAGTTTGCAGATGGAAGTTTCCACTGTTTTGCAGAATAATTTCTCTATATCTTATTTGTTAATAATATGTAGATTTGGGTATGGTATAGCATTTGGATGAAAATATTAGTcatttatcttttaattttttttaagatgtcCTTTCCTTTTATATTTAGTTTCcttagtatttttttaatattatatttaccCATTATTGGGTCTTTTTCAAaagttagagaaaaatattgtttCTCCAAAAAATAACATGATACAAAATTACCAATATTATAATACTTCAACATATCAAAATTTCTATTATTTGAAGCTTGCCAAAACTCAATCTAGAACTTGTATGACTCCTTAGAACATGACTTCTGAACATGTTTGCCAAACCTTTCCACCTTGCCTCCAAATTCAAATAGCATCATCAACAGACATCAATTTATCTTGACACTATATGTCATGTCATGCacaatgtatatatatagagagagcttgagagagaagaaaaggaaagataAAGAGAAATCAAGCATTCTATATTTGAAATAGGTGGAAGCTAACTTGAGGAAAGCCAACAATCGAGGCAAATTTAGCTCTCAGATGAGCTAGGATACGAGTAGAGGCTACCAATGGCATACCTAGTTAATGCGTCTATTTGTTTGTTTGCATTAAGAAATTCCTCATTCTGTGTATCATGTAATAAAGCCATGCATAAACTATTGACATTATTGTTCTTAAAACCAAGAAATGGTAAAAACTACAATCAATGAACTTCAGAAAGATATTGCAGAAATCTCCTACTAATTGGCATGCTTACATTTCTCACTTTTCATAAGAGTCGAGAGAAACTGCAGAGCCTACCAATACACTTCAGAAAGATATTGCAGATTGAgagaagaaaagggaaagaTAGAGAGAAATTAAGCATCCTGTATTTGTTTGTTTACATCAAGAAATTCCTCATTCTGTGTATCATGTAATAAAGCCGTGTATAACCTATTGacattattgtttttaaaaccAAGAAATAGTTATACTACAACCAATGACCTTCAGAATGATATTGCAGAAAATCTCCTACTAATTGGTGTGCTTATATTTCTTGCTTTTCATAAGTGTGGAGAGAAACTGTAAAGCCTACCTTTGCTTCAATGTCAGATAATTTTTTCTGATGTGTGGAAAGTTCAGCTTCCATCCTAGCCAAATCATGAAGCTGCCTCAACAATTGACCACCACCCCTGTTAAGAGAGATCATTGCTTTATATCTAACAAGCTGAGTTCAGATTTTGAAAGCATCTTAGCAATGAAAGCTTGAAGGCAAATATGCTATTATCACTCAACATATACCAATGTCAAGGAATAAGGTGAGCTCGAACCTAATCAAGAGATTTTAAGTATGAAAGAAACACATGTTTGTTTTGCATATCCATAATCCTTAACGTGCATACTAAATCTagaaaaataaacaagagtttagaGGTATACTTGCGACTTCCTCCAGTCAATAGACCACTCGGCTGAAAAATGTCACCTTCAAGTGTAACACTAGGGGTGTGAATTTCTCTATTAAAAGCAACCTGtagattaataaataacaaaaaggttacaataagaaaacttattattaactctAAGAACACATTATTTCTCTCAACATGGACACTAAATTAGCATACCTCTTTTGCAGCATCAGTATTTTTGCAAACAAAGGTTGAACCGAATACATAATCCATTGCACTCTACAATGTCCAGCAATTTGCAGAAACATGTTATTTGCattgaagaaacaaaagttCCCTAGCCAGccaacccaaaaacaaaaaaacaaaaagaagaagaagcttgCAAGCAGTCCATTCATGCTTGTCTTGCTAAAAAAATAACACATGTCTAATACAAACTTGAAATGGCAATCACTATTGCATACAACCACAACCAGgttgctaaatcaaacttcaactGCATAAATTAAAATCTCACAAGCAAAGAAACGCCGACATATGTCTAACAATTTAAGCCTATAACCACGGAGAGCACAATGAAGTCACATCCAATAAAAAGGTAAACTACAAGCATACCTTCACTTCTTTGTCATACCCAACTAAAGAAAGTGCAAGTTCGGCATTCTCCTTCCCAACCTAAAAAGGTAatgataggaaaaaaaaattatctggGTAAACGAATTTACAATGACAACAAACTGTGAAGAGAACATAGTTAAGTAACAAACCAATTTGGCTgcagcatgttgaattcttgggGGAATGGGATTGGATTGTATCTTGTTCAATGGTATAATTGTTACTCTCCTCTGAAGATCACCATTCTGAAGTAACTGCTTTCCAGTATTTTCATCATCTACAACTATATTAAACATTTTTCCACCGGCAGTGACCTACATATTCACTTAGTTTGAGAGCACATATTCTAGTAGATATATGTCAATTGCAACATTCATAACAAGCTACCTCTAAGGCAGTCATTGCAGAACTATCCTTTACTTTGATAAGTTTTGCAACTACTCCTTTGACCTTCGACCTATTAAAATTTCGCACAGGGTCACGGTATTTAAATTCAACGCAAGCTAATTGTGCTGAAAGGTTGCGTATCTCATCTTTCAACTTCTGTACTCTCTCCAGTTCAAATGCACGTTCCTGCATAAAGATATAGGTTAACAAGATGATCAATCAAATCAATATTGAAGCTTTAATTAGTTAGTAAGGAGAATCAAATAAATAGCACTGACCTTTTGTAAAGCTTCTAATTGACCCTCTTTGTATGGGAGAGACTCCAACGCAAGCTTGACATTTTCTACATCTTCTCTTTTAGCACTTAACTCATTCTCCACAACAATAGCTTCTTCACGCTTCGACAATAATTGCTTAGTTTTCTCCTCAAGTTCCTTTTCCCAATGGCTTATCTTTGTTTTCAATTGTTTTAGTTCTGTTTCAGCGCTCCCAGCAGCTACCTTAGCATCGCCTAGTTGATCTTCAAGACATTTCTCCTCATCTCCACTTCCCTTGCCAGCTAACACTCCCTGTACAagtttgttaagaagaaaagaaaaaggaacaaaaaaatGATACTCATATGTCAAATGCAGTATGTGATTGAGATATGTTGCAAGAAATGAAGTGTCAATAGTGCAATCGACACATGAACCCATCAATTACCTGATATTCTTTCTCATAATCTTCCACGTCCTTAGACAGCTTTTCAACCGATTTTCTTAGATCAGATGCTCCTTCTTCAGCCTTTCTGACAGCAGAGGCTCTCTCTTCCACAGAGTTCCTTAAATCTTCTATATCATTAACCACCTATCAAAGCCAACATTTAGAAATTAGAATAAGTTTATCTAAATAACGAGCCGGAGATGTGAATTTCTATATGAACTAAAGATAACTATAAAAGAATTTCAATCAAGTTCATGAAGTTTGATCAGGCATATAAAGTTATGTTTGAGATTGTAAGCCAGAAACCTTTTCAGCATTTTTCTTTTCACCCTTGAAAGTGTCTTCTTTATTCTCCAATATAGTCGTTTCCCGAATCAAATCTTCGGATAGCATATCTACTTTCTCTGTCAAAGCTTTTACTTCATCACCCATACTAGCTTCCTTTTCTGCAGTCAAAGCTGTGATTTTTGTCTCCAAATCTTTGATTTCCGACTGCATCCTTATTGTGCAATCATCAATCTCAGAAATATTTGCCTTCACTTGTTCTACCTGACTGACTGCATTATCCCTTACATTCTTAGCTTGTACGTATTCATAAGCTATGCAAAACCTCTTAAGCCTATCTAAGTCAGCATTGCCATTAGACCATTGCATATACTGCATTCGTTCTTTCCTCAACTTCTCTAGAGCAGGCAGTATCTCTTGGTCAAGAAGATTATTTATCTCATCTACCTTATTTTGCTTCTTATCAAGTGTTTTCAAAGCAGCCTCTTTCTTTGTCTCGTACATTCTTGTCCCAGCAGCTTCTTCAAGCATAGATAAAATTTCTGGTGGTTTCATATTTAAAACTTTGGTGATGCGGCCTTGCATAATCAAAAAGTGTGGATTATTAACATTAAGCTGCACTGAGTGGAAAAGATTTTGAACTTGACTAGGCTGCGCCAGCTTCCCATTGATCAAATACTTGTTCCTCCCTCCAACGACAATCTGCACAATGTGCTAAATTAGCTTCAAACATCAAATTTGCTAATTTGACAAAAGAAGAGCCATTGAATGAGGGAAGAATCAcgtttttctccttactttctAGATACACATGAAACTAAAATTGTATGGTATGGTGCTTGCTATCCTCTAATCCAAACGTTAAAATGTTACCCCACCTAACACACAATTGTCAAAAAAAGAACTTCCGCTGCCCTCAAATAATATGGCATGAAATAGAGTTCAATGTAAACTTTCGAGATTCTGATTTTTAAGTCTAATGCTTCTTAGGATTTTGAATTGTTAAAGCATTGAAATGTGCCTTCAAATTGAAATGCAAATggaaaacacaaaaagaaaatctaaaactTGGAAGAGTCTTAGATATAGAATGTGAAGCAAATCCACGTAATATGAAAATGAGATAGCAGCAGCATCAACAAACTAACCTAAAAGaacataaaataaatgaaataaaataaaacaaaagagaGACACGACTATCAACTGGTATAAGACCACGTCTTGAGAGTTCAGTTcaagttatattttagatttGACCAGGAATGTTCATAAATTTCTATGAATTTTATACaaattactttttcttttctttttcagttCAGCAATGGTAGGAGGGGACAAATCATCAACCTTTAGAATAGTAATTGGTGTCTTATCCACTTAATTAGCAAGTTTTGTACAAGTTCCTAATATCTATAATTTTCCGCATGGCTAAGGTAGTTAGTGAAATTCTAATGGAAAAATATGAACCGCAGCACCTGTGCAGCAAATAATCAAGACGTTGCAGACACTGATCGATAGTTTGTTTAAGATCAACTAATTgtaactaaaataataaaattgcaTCTAAttgtaacaaaaaaagaaaaaagaaaaatatgacaAATCTATCAAGGGTTG
This window contains:
- the LOC120069263 gene encoding structural maintenance of chromosomes protein 2-1-like, with product MHIKEICLEGFKSYATRTVVPGFDPHFNAITGLNGSGKSNILDSICFVLGITNLQQVRASNLQELVYKQGQAGITKATVSIVFDNSERNRSPLGYEEHQEITVTRQIVVGGRNKYLINGKLAQPSQVQNLFHSVQLNVNNPHFLIMQGRITKVLNMKPPEILSMLEEAAGTRMYETKKEAALKTLDKKQNKVDEINNLLDQEILPALEKLRKERMQYMQWSNGNADLDRLKRFCIAYEYVQAKNVRDNAVSQVEQVKANISEIDDCTIRMQSEIKDLETKITALTAEKEASMGDEVKALTEKVDMLSEDLIRETTILENKEDTFKGEKKNAEKVVNDIEDLRNSVEERASAVRKAEEGASDLRKSVEKLSKDVEDYEKEYQGVLAGKGSGDEEKCLEDQLGDAKVAAGSAETELKQLKTKISHWEKELEEKTKQLLSKREEAIVVENELSAKREDVENVKLALESLPYKEGQLEALQKERAFELERVQKLKDEIRNLSAQLACVEFKYRDPVRNFNRSKVKGVVAKLIKVKDSSAMTALEVTAGGKMFNIVVDDENTGKQLLQNGDLQRRVTIIPLNKIQSNPIPPRIQHAAAKLVGKENAELALSLVGYDKEVKSAMDYVFGSTFVCKNTDAAKEVAFNREIHTPSVTLEGDIFQPSGLLTGGSRKGGGQLLRQLHDLARMEAELSTHQKKLSDIEAKISDILPLQKKFADLKAKLELKTYDLSLFQKRAEENVHHKLGESVKRIEQELEESKAAAKGKELEYKDRVNAVSLLEKSIKEHDNNRHGRLKKLEQKIKATKSKLQSCLKDLKGHENEREKLVMKMEAVVQEKASLEAELVALKTQINNLSLEIEEQRAKVFSIKSNNEHAQSELNKIRLKMKECDSQIGCIVREQQELQHKLSEMSIERKRMENEVKRLEMEKKDCSVRVDKLVEKHAWIASEKQLFGKSGTDYDFESRDPLKATEELGILEAQQSSLEKRVNKKVMAMFEKAEDEYNDLMSKKNIIEKDKSKIKKVIEELDEKKKETLKVTWVKVNSDFGSIFSTLLPGTTAKLEPPEGCSFLDGLEVRVAFGGVWKQSLSELSGGQRSLLALSLILALLLFKPAPLYILDEVDAALDLSHTQNIGRMIKAHFPHSQFIVVSLKEGMFNNANVLFRTKFVDGVSTVQRTVTAKQNK